From Azospirillum sp. TSA2s, a single genomic window includes:
- a CDS encoding alpha/beta fold hydrolase, protein MHATIESITGRYMRLDYKGREHRIYFEEAGQGIPLVCLHTAGSDGRQFRGILNDPRITRDFRVIAFDLPWHGKSSPPAGWQDGDYQLTSADYTDIILTVCRALELDRPVAMGCSIGGRIALHLAMEHAEEFRAIIGLQSSAHVHPYYDTTWLHHPDVNGGEVCAAIAAGLVGPNAPDAHRWETVWHYMQGGPGIFKGDLYFYKVDGDIRHRLSEIDTSRCPLYLLTGEYDYSCSPADTLETAACIPGATVSIMPGLGHFPMSEDPDGFSAHLLPVLNEIAHR, encoded by the coding sequence ATGCATGCGACGATCGAATCCATCACCGGACGTTACATGCGGCTGGACTACAAGGGCCGCGAACATCGAATCTATTTCGAGGAGGCGGGACAGGGCATCCCGCTGGTCTGCCTGCACACCGCCGGGTCGGACGGGCGCCAGTTCCGCGGGATCCTGAACGACCCGCGCATCACGCGCGATTTCCGCGTCATCGCCTTCGATCTGCCCTGGCACGGCAAGTCCTCGCCGCCCGCCGGCTGGCAGGACGGCGACTACCAACTGACCAGCGCCGACTACACCGACATCATCCTGACGGTCTGCCGGGCACTGGAGCTGGATCGGCCGGTGGCGATGGGCTGCTCCATCGGCGGGCGGATCGCGCTGCATCTGGCGATGGAACATGCCGAGGAGTTCCGTGCCATCATCGGGCTGCAATCCTCCGCCCACGTCCATCCCTATTACGACACGACCTGGCTGCATCATCCGGACGTGAACGGCGGGGAGGTCTGCGCCGCCATCGCCGCCGGGCTGGTCGGGCCGAACGCGCCCGACGCCCACCGCTGGGAAACGGTCTGGCACTACATGCAGGGCGGACCGGGCATCTTCAAGGGCGACCTCTATTTCTACAAGGTGGACGGCGACATCCGTCATCGGCTGAGCGAGATCGACACCAGCCGCTGCCCGCTCTATCTGCTGACCGGGGAATACGACTATTCCTGTTCTCCGGCCGACACGCTGGAAACCGCCGCCTGCATTCCCGGCGCCACCGTATCGATCATGCCGGGGCTGGGCCATTTCCCGATGAGCGAGGACCCGGACGGCTTCAGCGCCCATCTGCTGCCAGTGCTGAACGAGATCGCCCACCGCTGA
- a CDS encoding acetate--CoA ligase family protein codes for MSGTALKGCSGSALAEALLRPRSVALVGVSDDIAKTAARPLRFLRRAGYGGEVYSVNPTRATVQGEPAFASLSALPERPDHAFILTGTDAAIAALEECGRLGVPVATILAGGFSEAGDAGIERERRLAEIGRSYGVRVLGPSSIGVVNVHERLVLTANAAFAEPDLPEGGVFVASHSGSLIGAMLSRGKARGVGFAGLVSVGGEVDLSVGEICEATLDDPKIGGYLLFLESMRNADALRRFALAAAERGKPVAAYKLGRSAEAAELAVSHTGALAGEDDVADTFLRDCGIARVESFDGLLEIMPLLNRMPVKSVRQPAVGVVTTTGGGAAMAIDQLAIRGVRVAAPSPDTVRRLAEVGIAAGEGRLVDLTLAGTRYDVMKAALGVMQTAPEFDLVLATVGSSARFQPDLAVAPVIDSAREHEKPLAAFIVPEAPEALLRLNAAGVPCFRAPESCGDVIAAAFGRRTPRSELALPSPPVQAGAGRTIDEAEAYRLFARVGVPHAPVTVLTVGEPVRELPFAYPVVAKVLHPDIAHKTDVGGVALNIADADALSAAIAAIRDRVEAARPGMSVRQILVQPMTRGVGEVLVGLRRDPQVGPVVMLAAGGVLTEIYRDRALRLAPVDRATALEMIGEVKALQALAGYRGRPAGDLGAVADALVAVSRLALLDDVTVLEAEINPLMVMADGQGAVAVDALVRLATADADSQAQEDDTENRSGRNR; via the coding sequence GTGAGCGGCACCGCCCTTAAGGGCTGCAGCGGCTCAGCTCTTGCCGAGGCCTTGCTGCGGCCACGCTCCGTGGCTCTGGTCGGGGTGTCGGACGACATCGCCAAGACCGCCGCCCGTCCGCTGCGCTTCCTGCGCCGTGCCGGTTATGGCGGCGAGGTCTACAGCGTCAATCCCACCCGCGCCACCGTGCAGGGCGAGCCGGCCTTCGCGTCGCTGTCGGCTCTGCCGGAACGGCCGGACCATGCCTTCATCCTGACCGGCACCGATGCGGCCATCGCCGCGCTGGAGGAGTGCGGGCGTCTGGGTGTCCCGGTCGCGACCATCCTGGCCGGCGGCTTTTCCGAGGCGGGAGACGCCGGCATCGAACGCGAACGGCGGCTGGCGGAGATCGGGCGGTCCTACGGCGTGCGTGTGCTGGGCCCGTCCAGCATTGGCGTGGTCAACGTGCATGAGCGGCTGGTGCTGACCGCCAACGCCGCCTTCGCCGAACCCGACCTGCCGGAAGGCGGGGTGTTCGTCGCTTCGCACAGCGGAAGCCTGATCGGTGCCATGCTGTCGCGGGGCAAGGCGCGTGGCGTCGGCTTTGCTGGGCTGGTTTCGGTCGGCGGCGAGGTGGATTTGTCGGTCGGCGAAATCTGCGAGGCGACGCTAGACGATCCCAAGATCGGCGGTTATCTGCTGTTCCTGGAATCGATGCGCAACGCCGACGCGCTCCGCCGCTTCGCTTTGGCGGCGGCGGAGCGGGGCAAGCCGGTGGCGGCCTACAAGCTTGGCCGCTCGGCGGAGGCGGCGGAACTGGCGGTCTCCCACACCGGTGCGCTGGCCGGAGAGGACGATGTCGCCGACACCTTCCTGCGCGACTGCGGGATCGCCCGGGTGGAATCCTTCGACGGGCTGCTGGAGATCATGCCGCTGCTCAACCGGATGCCGGTGAAATCTGTGCGGCAACCCGCCGTCGGTGTGGTCACCACCACCGGCGGCGGTGCGGCCATGGCCATCGACCAGCTTGCCATCCGCGGCGTGCGGGTCGCCGCCCCCAGCCCGGACACCGTGCGTCGTCTCGCCGAGGTGGGGATCGCGGCCGGAGAGGGGCGGCTGGTCGATCTGACGCTGGCGGGCACCCGTTACGACGTGATGAAGGCTGCGCTGGGGGTGATGCAGACCGCGCCGGAATTCGATCTGGTGCTGGCGACCGTCGGCTCCTCCGCCCGGTTCCAGCCTGATCTGGCGGTGGCGCCGGTGATCGACAGCGCGCGGGAGCATGAAAAGCCCTTGGCCGCCTTCATCGTGCCGGAGGCGCCGGAAGCGCTGTTGCGCCTGAATGCCGCCGGGGTCCCGTGTTTCCGCGCGCCGGAATCCTGCGGCGACGTGATCGCCGCCGCGTTCGGCCGCCGCACCCCCCGATCCGAACTGGCGTTGCCGTCGCCACCGGTTCAGGCGGGTGCCGGGCGGACCATCGACGAGGCCGAGGCCTATCGTCTGTTCGCCCGCGTCGGCGTTCCTCACGCGCCGGTCACGGTGCTGACGGTCGGCGAGCCGGTGCGGGAGCTTCCCTTCGCCTATCCGGTGGTGGCAAAGGTCCTGCATCCGGACATCGCCCACAAGACCGACGTTGGCGGCGTGGCGCTGAACATCGCCGACGCCGATGCGCTGTCCGCCGCCATCGCCGCGATCCGTGATCGGGTCGAAGCCGCGCGTCCGGGAATGAGCGTGCGCCAGATCCTGGTCCAGCCGATGACGCGCGGTGTGGGCGAGGTTCTGGTCGGTCTGCGCCGTGATCCCCAGGTCGGGCCGGTGGTGATGCTGGCCGCCGGCGGCGTACTGACCGAGATCTACCGCGACCGCGCCCTGCGGCTGGCGCCGGTGGACCGGGCCACCGCGCTGGAGATGATCGGCGAGGTGAAGGCGCTCCAGGCCCTGGCCGGCTATCGCGGCCGGCCGGCCGGCGACCTCGGCGCCGTCGCCGATGCGCTGGTCGCGGTCTCCCGCCTTGCCCTGCTGGACGACGTGACCGTGCTGGAGGCGGAGATCAATCCGCTGATGGTGATGGCCGATGGACAGGGGGCTGTGGCGGTCGATGCGCTGGTCCGGCTGGCAACGGCGGACGCGGACAGTCAAGCCCAAGAAGACGACACTGAAAACCGTTCCGGGAGGAACCGATGA
- a CDS encoding acyl-CoA dehydrogenase family protein, whose translation MDFQLNQEQRAFADSVRRFARAELAADALKRAHSPAFPWDVAAKLSEMGLLGITIREEDGGIGGTLMDAVIAIQELALVCPKSADVVQAGNFGPIRTFAEYASPEQKERWLGDLLGGRKLLALGMSEPDAGSAVTDLKTSAREDGDHYVINGSKVFSTHSPEATLFLIYVRFGPGVGGIGSVLIERGTPGFTVGQPSAFMSGEEWCQLYFEDCRIPKANVLLGPGGFKKQIAGFNVERIGNASRALALGRHAFNLAKDHAETRTQFGRPLCEFQGLQWKFADMALKLECAQLLLYRAATNADNGLPSAYETSIAKLACNLAGFEVANEALQIMGGTGYSQEALVEYCVKRTRGWMIAGGSIEILKNRIAEELFERRFDQRPPRESRS comes from the coding sequence ATGGACTTTCAACTCAACCAGGAACAGCGCGCCTTCGCCGACTCCGTGCGCCGCTTTGCCCGCGCCGAGCTGGCTGCCGACGCGCTGAAGCGCGCCCACTCTCCGGCCTTTCCGTGGGACGTGGCCGCGAAACTGTCCGAGATGGGGCTGCTGGGCATCACCATCCGCGAGGAGGACGGCGGAATCGGTGGCACGCTGATGGACGCGGTGATCGCCATCCAGGAGCTGGCGCTGGTCTGTCCCAAGAGCGCCGACGTCGTCCAAGCGGGCAATTTTGGGCCGATCCGCACCTTTGCCGAATATGCCAGCCCCGAGCAGAAGGAGCGCTGGCTGGGTGACCTGCTCGGCGGACGCAAGCTGCTGGCGCTGGGCATGAGCGAGCCGGACGCCGGATCGGCCGTCACCGATCTGAAGACCAGCGCCCGCGAGGATGGCGACCATTACGTCATCAACGGATCGAAGGTCTTCTCCACCCACAGCCCGGAAGCGACGCTGTTCCTGATCTATGTCCGTTTTGGCCCCGGGGTCGGCGGCATCGGTTCGGTGCTGATCGAACGCGGCACCCCGGGCTTTACCGTCGGTCAGCCCTCCGCCTTTATGAGCGGAGAGGAATGGTGCCAGCTCTATTTTGAGGACTGCCGGATTCCCAAGGCCAACGTTTTGTTGGGGCCGGGCGGTTTCAAGAAGCAGATCGCCGGCTTCAACGTGGAGCGCATCGGCAATGCCTCGCGGGCGCTGGCGCTTGGCCGACATGCCTTCAACCTCGCCAAGGATCATGCGGAGACGCGGACCCAGTTCGGCCGCCCGCTGTGCGAGTTTCAGGGCCTGCAGTGGAAATTCGCCGACATGGCGCTGAAGCTGGAATGCGCGCAGCTGCTGCTCTACCGCGCCGCCACCAACGCGGACAACGGCCTGCCGTCGGCCTATGAAACCTCGATCGCCAAGCTGGCCTGCAACCTTGCCGGCTTTGAGGTCGCCAATGAAGCCTTGCAGATCATGGGCGGCACCGGTTACAGCCAGGAGGCGCTGGTCGAATATTGTGTGAAGCGGACGCGCGGCTGGATGATCGCCGGCGGCTCCATCGAGATTCTGAAGAACCGCATCGCCGAGGAGCTGTTCGAGCGTCGCTTCGATCAGCGCCCACCGCGGGAGAGTCGGTCGTGA
- the gcvA gene encoding transcriptional regulator GcvA codes for MRPIPPLNPLHVFECAARHGSFTKAADELSVTQPAVSRQVALLEDYLGVRLFHREARGLTLTSEGKRYAAQIAPAFRCIAEATSELVSARAAAPLKLQVYATFMAKWLMRRLPQLQTNHPDLRLRTRTAVTPVDFARDNVDAAIQLGTGDWQGMDSVFLFADEILPVCSPTLLASGPPVRTPADLQRYPLLHSHYRRRDWSDWLEAAGVTMAETQEPLMFPSSLLTYQAALDGLGIAMGQPAMLGTELRSGSLVCPIDQPLRRDLGYYFVVPPNHQDRARIAKVRNWLLEQVAIG; via the coding sequence GTGCGCCCAATCCCCCCGCTCAACCCGCTCCATGTCTTCGAATGCGCTGCCCGGCATGGCAGCTTCACCAAGGCGGCGGACGAGTTGAGCGTCACCCAACCAGCGGTCAGCCGGCAGGTCGCCTTGCTGGAGGATTACCTGGGGGTGCGGCTGTTCCACCGCGAGGCCCGCGGCCTGACCCTGACCAGCGAGGGCAAGCGGTACGCGGCGCAGATCGCACCGGCCTTCCGCTGCATCGCGGAGGCGACGTCCGAACTGGTGTCCGCCCGTGCCGCCGCTCCCTTGAAGCTGCAGGTCTATGCAACCTTCATGGCGAAATGGCTGATGCGGCGCCTTCCGCAGTTGCAGACCAACCACCCTGATCTGCGGCTGCGCACCCGAACCGCGGTGACGCCGGTCGACTTTGCCCGCGACAACGTCGACGCAGCGATCCAGTTGGGCACCGGCGATTGGCAGGGCATGGACTCGGTTTTCCTGTTTGCCGACGAGATCCTGCCGGTCTGCAGCCCCACCCTGCTCGCCAGCGGCCCGCCGGTGAGAACGCCGGCCGATCTGCAGCGCTACCCGCTGCTGCATTCCCATTACCGGCGGCGGGACTGGTCCGACTGGCTGGAGGCGGCCGGCGTGACGATGGCGGAGACGCAGGAGCCGCTGATGTTTCCCAGTTCGCTGCTGACCTATCAGGCCGCCCTGGACGGGCTGGGCATCGCCATGGGCCAACCCGCCATGCTGGGAACCGAACTGCGCAGTGGCAGTCTGGTCTGTCCGATCGACCAGCCCTTGCGCCGCGATCTCGGCTATTATTTCGTGGTGCCGCCCAACCACCAGGACCGCGCCCGCATCGCCAAGGTGCGCAACTGGCTGCTGGAGCAGGTGGCGATTGGCTGA
- the pcaF gene encoding 3-oxoadipyl-CoA thiolase: MTEAFLCDAVRTPIGRYAGALAPVRADDLAAIPLRALLDRNPSLDPSAIDDVILGCANQAGEDNRNIARMAVLLAGLPETVPGTTVNRLCGSGLDAIALAARGVRAGEQSLLLAGGAESMSRAPFVMGKAEGAFSRAMRLEDTTMGWRFVNPRLKASHGVDTMPETAETVAERYGIARDDQDAFALRSQQRAAAAQRSGRLAREIVAVPVAGRRGSVTEVTADEHPRPDTTLDQLAALKPVVRPGGTVTAGNASGINDGAAALIVAGETAARRHGLTPRARIVGAAVAGVEPRVMGMGPVPAVRLLLDRTSVPLDRIDVIELNEAFAAQGLACLRELGLADDDPRVNPNGGAIALGHPLGMSGARLATTALIELELRGGRYALCTMCIGVGQGIALLLERV, encoded by the coding sequence ATGACTGAAGCATTTCTGTGCGACGCCGTGCGCACGCCGATCGGGCGTTACGCCGGCGCGCTGGCGCCGGTACGCGCCGATGATCTCGCCGCCATCCCCCTGCGGGCATTGCTCGACCGCAACCCATCCCTCGATCCGTCGGCAATCGACGACGTGATCCTGGGCTGCGCCAACCAGGCGGGAGAGGACAACCGCAACATCGCTCGCATGGCGGTCCTGCTGGCCGGTCTGCCCGAAACGGTTCCCGGCACCACGGTGAACCGCCTGTGCGGATCGGGGCTCGACGCCATCGCGCTCGCGGCGCGCGGCGTGCGCGCGGGCGAACAATCCCTGCTCCTGGCCGGCGGAGCGGAGAGCATGTCGCGCGCGCCCTTCGTGATGGGAAAGGCAGAAGGCGCTTTCTCCCGTGCGATGCGGCTGGAAGACACCACCATGGGCTGGCGCTTCGTCAACCCGCGACTGAAGGCGTCGCACGGCGTTGACACCATGCCGGAAACCGCCGAGACGGTGGCCGAACGGTATGGCATCGCCCGCGACGATCAGGATGCTTTCGCCCTGCGCTCGCAGCAGCGGGCCGCCGCCGCTCAGCGCAGCGGACGCCTTGCACGGGAAATCGTCGCCGTGCCGGTCGCCGGTCGCAGGGGTTCCGTCACCGAGGTGACAGCCGACGAACATCCTCGCCCGGACACCACGCTCGATCAGCTCGCCGCGCTGAAGCCGGTGGTGCGTCCCGGCGGTACTGTGACCGCCGGCAATGCGTCCGGCATCAACGACGGCGCGGCGGCGCTGATCGTCGCCGGAGAGACGGCAGCCAGGCGTCATGGCCTCACGCCGCGTGCCCGCATCGTCGGCGCGGCGGTGGCCGGCGTCGAGCCGCGCGTGATGGGTATGGGACCGGTCCCGGCGGTGCGCCTCCTGCTCGACCGCACCAGCGTGCCGCTCGACCGCATCGACGTGATCGAGTTGAACGAAGCGTTCGCCGCACAGGGCCTTGCCTGCCTTCGGGAGCTTGGACTGGCGGATGACGATCCGCGGGTCAATCCCAATGGCGGTGCCATCGCGCTCGGCCATCCGCTGGGGATGTCCGGTGCGCGGCTGGCCACCACCGCGTTGATCGAACTGGAGCTGCGCGGCGGCCGGTACGCCCTGTGCACCATGTGCATTGGTGTCGGCCAGGGCATCGCACTGCTGCTTGAACGGGTGTAG